In Tachysurus vachellii isolate PV-2020 chromosome 1, HZAU_Pvac_v1, whole genome shotgun sequence, a genomic segment contains:
- the sptssb gene encoding serine palmitoyltransferase small subunit B, which yields MDVKNMREYMGWLYYQYLLITGIYVLEPWEKSIFNTVLFTMVAMVVYTSYVFVPIHVRLALEFFSGLCGEQPESTVALIN from the coding sequence ATGGATGTGAAGAACATGAGAGAATACATGGGCTGGTTGTACTACCAGTATCTCCTCATCACAGGCATCTACGTCCTTGAACCATGGGAGAAGTCCATCTTCAATACGGTCCTCTTCACCATGGTGGCAATGGTGGTCTACACTTCCTATGTCTTCGTGCCCATCCACGTGCGCCTGGCACTGGAGTTTTTCTCAGGACTTTGTGGGGAGCAGCCAGAGAGTACTGTAGCTCTAATTAACTAA